In Candidatus Saccharimonadia bacterium, the genomic window CCGACATCAATAAATTCCGACCAATGAGTCCTGTAGCGTACCCGGCAGTAGCCTCCGAAATTGGGACTACTGAGCCAATTGCAAAATTGCACCGGCGAGCTGAATTATCGATTTTTTGGGGGGTGATTTGTGATGTGTCCGCGAACTCGAATCGTGTCGGTAGGGTGTTTCCGCAACGAATCACTCAACCGAACCGGACGCGGACATGCCTCTACGCGACTTTCTATCAATCACGTGGAACCACATTCAAGCCAATCTTTTCCCCTGGCTCACGGAGGAGCTCGGGCCGCTCACTGATACGCACAAGCAAGTGATCGCGACGCTGGAGCTGGTTCGCATCGAGACGCTGATGCGCGATTGGCCTGGTCTGCCGGGTCGGCCGCTTCGCGACCGCGCGGCGTTGGCACGCGCATTCGTCGCTAAAGCCGTGATGGGGCTGCCGACGACGTCGATGCTGATCGAGCGGCTTGCGGTGGACAAGCGTTTGCGTCGGCTGTGCGGTTGGGAACGCCCCGGACAGGTGCCGAGCGAGTCCACGTTCTCGCGGGCTTTTGCCGAGTTTGCGACATGCGAGCTGCCGAGCCATGTGCACGAGGCGTTGATCAAGCGGACCCACAAGGATCGGCTGGTCGGTCACATCTCACGCGATGCGACCGCCATTGAGGCCCGCGAGAAAGCGGTGAAAGTCGCTACTCCCGAGACGCCAAAGCGTAAGCGCGGCCGGCCCAAGAACGGCGTGGTGGTCGAGAAGGAGCCGCGGCGGCTCGAGCGCCAAGCCACGATGTCGCTCGCCGAAATGTTGAACGATTTGCCAAAGCACTGCGCGGTCGGGACCAAGCGTAATGCAAAGGGCTACAAGACGAGCTGGACCGGCTACAAGCTGCACATCGACACGGCCGACGGCGACATTCCGATAACGTGCCTTCTGACCTCCGCCTCGTTGCACGACAGCCAGGTGGCAATCCCGCTTGCAACGCTGACCGCCGGGCGGGTGACCAGTCTCTACGACCTGATGGACAGCGCCTATGATGCGCCGGAGATCGCGCAAAGGAGCCATGCTCTCGGTCACGTGCCGATCATCGACAAGAACCCAAGGAGCGCACCAGGCAAGGCCGAGATGGCGGCCGAAGCTCGCGGCAAACAAATCGCGGGCTACAAGCTTGCCGAGCAGGTACGCTACAATGAGCGCAGTGCCGCGGAGCGCGTCAATGCCCGGCTCAAAGATGAGTTCGGCGGGCGCAACGTGCGGGTGCGCGGCCA contains:
- a CDS encoding transposase → MPLRDFLSITWNHIQANLFPWLTEELGPLTDTHKQVIATLELVRIETLMRDWPGLPGRPLRDRAALARAFVAKAVMGLPTTSMLIERLAVDKRLRRLCGWERPGQVPSESTFSRAFAEFATCELPSHVHEALIKRTHKDRLVGHISRDATAIEAREKAVKVATPETPKRKRGRPKNGVVVEKEPRRLERQATMSLAEMLNDLPKHCAVGTKRNAKGYKTSWTGYKLHIDTADGDIPITCLLTSASLHDSQVAIPLATLTAGRVTSLYDLMDSAYDAPEIAQRSHALGHVPIIDKNPRSAPGKAEMAAEARGKQIAGYKLAEQVRYNERSAAERVNARLKDEFGGRNVRVRGHAKVLCHLMFGVLALTCDQLMRLII